A region from the Janthinobacterium agaricidamnosum genome encodes:
- a CDS encoding DUF2939 domain-containing protein: protein MKRKYATAIIFTVAAIGFTWVSPYIAMYRISIAAKSVRLENLAQQADLPAIRASVARQLRAGGETANDDDFKEMLDTIVSPPGITVLILHGKQGADGKRHDFGMAYRSWNEVVLRRSGAGPAASQFLLRRHGIWDWKLMDITLPPELL, encoded by the coding sequence ATGAAAAGAAAGTACGCCACCGCGATCATTTTTACCGTCGCCGCCATCGGCTTCACCTGGGTCAGCCCCTACATCGCCATGTACCGCATCAGCATCGCGGCGAAATCCGTGCGCCTGGAAAACTTGGCGCAGCAGGCCGACCTGCCTGCGATCCGCGCCAGCGTGGCGCGCCAGCTGCGCGCGGGCGGCGAAACGGCCAATGACGATGATTTCAAGGAAATGCTCGACACCATCGTCTCGCCGCCCGGCATCACGGTATTGATCTTGCACGGCAAGCAGGGGGCTGATGGCAAGCGCCACGACTTCGGCATGGCGTACCGCTCTTGGAATGAAGTGGTGCTGCGGCGCAGCGGCGCCGGCCCCGCCGCCAGCCAGTTTCTGCTGCGCCGCCATGGCATCTGGGACTGGAAGCTGATGGACATTACCCTGCCGCCGGAATTACTCTAA
- a CDS encoding DUF2939 domain-containing protein: protein MMLLAVAVLVALAGVFYGSPYFTMNKIRAATMDEDTQALAAQIDLARLRGSLGQQLHTLFSAPEVADDINPEVIDPLLDTMLMPEGIVALMKLNDRYENPIAKVSDISGRKRNTKPDYRLRYTSWNSVVVQRAHSKSHIGELTLTRDGLWHWKLVSVALPKNLLADA from the coding sequence ATGATGCTTCTCGCTGTAGCGGTACTGGTCGCGCTGGCCGGCGTCTTCTATGGCAGCCCGTACTTCACCATGAACAAGATCCGCGCGGCCACCATGGACGAGGATACGCAGGCGCTGGCCGCGCAGATCGACCTGGCCCGGTTGCGCGGCAGCCTGGGGCAGCAACTGCACACCCTGTTCTCGGCGCCGGAAGTGGCCGACGATATCAATCCCGAGGTCATCGATCCCTTGCTCGACACCATGCTGATGCCCGAAGGCATCGTCGCATTGATGAAGCTCAATGACCGCTACGAAAACCCGATCGCCAAGGTCAGCGACATCAGCGGCCGCAAGCGCAACACCAAGCCCGACTACAGGCTGCGCTACACCTCGTGGAACAGCGTGGTGGTGCAGCGCGCCCACAGCAAAAGCCATATCGGCGAACTGACCCTGACGCGCGACGGCCTGTGGCACTGGAAGCTGG